Within Ovis aries strain OAR_USU_Benz2616 breed Rambouillet chromosome 3, ARS-UI_Ramb_v3.0, whole genome shotgun sequence, the genomic segment AGAATTTTCTCAAACTGACACTCTGTCCCTGTTATACACTTAcggcccctctcctcccccagccctggccccgccacctacttcctgtctctgtcaGGTTTGActccttgtgtgtgtgcctgtgtgctaagtcagttcagtcacgtcagactctttgtgaccctgtggactgtagcctgccaggcccgtcggtccatgggaccctccaggcaagaatcctggcgtgggttgccgtgccctcctccagagatctttccaacccagggaccagtCCCAGTCTcatgactcctgcactggcaggccgattcttcgCCGCCTTGCCCTCCCACGAGTGGGATCACAAAGACCTTGCCTGCCGTGCTGACTCATTCCACTGAGCACAGTGTTCTCCAGGGTCCCCGTCTTTTGCTGAGTGAGTTCGGTGCCCTATGGGCAGACCGTCCAGGAGGCACACTGTTCTTTGACCTCAGTGGCCCTCAGTGAATTTCCTGAGACCATCCTGAGCTCAGACACTGTGTTCCAAATAAGTGTCCCCCTCTGCTGTGTCTCAGACCACCACCCTTTGTGCTTCTATGGAAGCCCACTCCTCTGAAGCCCCCAGGACAAGCAGCTTGCAGCTTTCCCCCGAGGCATGGACACTCGGggctttgtggtaaagaatctggctgaaatgtaggagactcagattccatccctgggtgggaaagatgctctggagaaggtaatggcaaccccctccagtattctggcctgggaaaccccatgaacagaggagcctggcgggcttcagtgcagcaggtcgcagagttggacactactgagagactaaaTAGCAACAAACATGACCCCATCTCCAGGGCCTGCGTCTGTATCGGCGAGGGCAGGCGAGGCGTGGCAAAGGCAGAGCCTTGGGTGGGGAGCCCCCGCCAGCGGCCCAGAGCCTCGCCCCTCACTCTTCTGCGGCTGCAAAGACAGCAGGGGTCCAGCCACGACAATTGTCAGGGGCCCTAAGAAGTTGGCCAGCATCCGCGCTCCAGCCCAGGGGAAGACCAAATGGATGTGCACCCAGCTTTATGTGCCAGGGTGTCCATCACGGAACTGTGTACGATACCGAAACACTGGGGTCCGTGCCCGTGTCCGGTCAGAGAGGAATGATGAGGTAAGTGACAGGACGTCATGTGCTGGAACACGCAGGGCCCCAGATCTGTGCAGAGTGGCCGCTGCCGTGAAACACGTTCCTTACGAAAGGCCAAGTGGGAGAGCTGTTCAGTCaccctgtcatgtctgactctttgcagcccccatggacggcagcatgccaagcttcctggtccttcatcgtctcccagagttggtgatgccatccagccatctcatcctctgtcattcccttctcctcctgccttcaatcttttccagcaccagggtctttttttaaggagtcagttcttggcatcgtgtggtcaaagtattggagcttcagcttcagcctcagtcctgcCAATTCACACTCactcgatttcctttaggacggactggtagCAGGATGCAAACCCAGGTACCCAACAGAATcccacttttgaaaaataaaatactagagCACTTTGCCAGTGGAAAGCAGGTGCCAGGGAACACAGCGTGTCCTCCTGTGTCCCAGGGCAGAGCCAGGCTGGTCCCCAAGAAACCAAGCAGACCAGCCAGGGAAGCAGGGAAGGCAGAGAGTGCTGATGGTTGAGAGGCCCTCTGCCAAAACGTGGGGCTCTGGGGTGAGGCGGGGGTCCCCAGTGGGGTACCGAGATCCAGGCATCAGTCGGGAGCTCAGATTGAAGCCCTGAGTGGCCCACTCATCCCTGTTCAGCTCCACAGGTGCACAccagcctccctctctctccGTGTTTGTGTGTGCTTTCCTGTCTCATCTGCTAGAACCACACAAGAAGCAGGTGTGGTTCTTGTTGAAACAGACTCACCAGATTttacaagaaagaaacaaagacccTCCACAAAGACACGGTCCTCCCTTAGGGCACAAAGCTTTGTGAAGGTCTCCTCGGTGACTTCTCCAGTCCAGATGGTCTTGTTGAATGAGACAGTCTCCCGCAGGGACCAGGAGAAATGGGCACACAGCTCCGTCAGATGGGAAGCAAAGTGATGGGGAGACTGGATGGCCCGGGTCCGCTCCGCACGGCGCGCTTGGCGAGCTCAGCTCCGTGCCTGCCTTGGGTCAGGCCTCGAGCAGAGGACACCTCCTCCCTCTCTAGGCCTTGGCCCAGGGCATGGGTTCACCCCAACCTGACGGCCTGCCGCCACCCTCCCCCACGAAATGGGTAAAGCATTTAATTCAAAAATCCTCATTTAATCAAGAATCAGAGGGAGGAATGGGCAGACCCTGAGAGAACCATTCCCAGTCCGTCCCACTTCCCTTTGTTCTAGTAAAGACCAAGAAGGAGCTGGCACCCACACCGATGACGTGAGCGCCAGGGCTTCTGGAGCCAGGCCAGACCAGAGTGGGGCGTGGTTCCTGGTGCTGACTTCCAGGCCCGGCCATCCAGGTGACACACGCGAAGGCCACCACCGCAGCCCCAGGGCAGCAGCTAACAGGGGCGCGAGCAGAGGGCCTGGCCAACGGGCTCGGCCCCCAAGATGCGGGTGGGAAAGGCCACCCAGTGGGAGAGGCGGGCCTTGACCTCCCAGTCCTGTCCAGGCTGGCTCTGCCCTGCTCCCCGGGGCGTGCCCGCACAGCCATCCATCACTTCTGGGCCTCTAGATTATTCTGGAGCTGATTAAATTAGCAAATGCAATCACAATCTGAAGCAAGTTAATTGAGAGAATTTATTTGGGCCTGACAGTTTTATGCATGTTTGATGAAGTATTATAaggtttatttttgattttgcaTAATTTACCTTTAAATCCTGCACTGGGGGGCCCATCAACCATTAACGACCAAAATAAACCTCTTTTAAGATGCAtctatttatgatttatttctgaATGCAATATCCTCCAGATTTTTTTGGTGCTGTTGCCAAACTGACAAATATGTTAAAAGTAACATTTTGAGCCATTGCATTCACCCTATAAATCTTCTGGAATGTATACAATTCATTAAAAGTTTTGAACGAAGTACAAGTTAGCATTTATATTGCAACAAGTGACATATAAATGCCTGTGTTTGTCTTCCGGGCCCACCATAAAACATATCCACCCCGCCGGGGCTCCTCCGAGCCAGACAAATCGCCCACGCTCTGGGGGATGATAACTCTGCCACCAATCTTCCCTCCTGTCAGCACAAAACTGTTCAATCAACAGGAGTGTGAGCTGTGTCTTTTGTGAAATTAGCACAGGAGGAAATACAACCTGGGCCGGGGACTGGGGCCATGGGTGCAGGAAGGGGCCACTGTGAGCGATGACCTTGAACACGCGCCTTCCCTGCCGGCTTATCGGCCTGAGTCTGGGTCTTAGGAGGGCACATCCGTGAGACGGCAAGCATGCTGCCCAGGAGGAAACCAAGGCCAAGACGCAGGGCTGTGTGGTCTCCTCCTTCCCATGGTGAGAGGCTGAGTCCCCCCAGTCTGGGAGCTCAGACCCTGGCAGCACCGCGTGGACTCTGcaccctgaggtcctcactcacAGCCACCGAGGATGAGACCTCCAGCTCACAGGTGGAGGCTGGACACCTAGGGAGGTTACGTAGATTAGCCCACCCaccgaggagcctgggggaggtgggcgggggtgCTGGACACACTTCTGAAATCAGGGCAAGACTGTCACCGATAAACTATAATCCAGGCGCCGTTCCCGCCTGCCCCCTCGCCACCCCCAAGCCCGTAGCCAGTGTCCAGCTCAATCTGCTTTCCCTCCAATGCCCCTTACCCCTGCACTGGGCACCCAGGGGGGCCAGACTGGAGCTGGGCAGGCTGATGCCCATGGATGTCACTGGGCGATGCCAGGCTGAGGCCACTCCCCCCCACCTGTATCCCCAGTTCTGAATGCCCAGTACAGGGCAGGCACTTcatcaaccaaccaaccaaccaacacaAGCAGCCCTGGGCCTGTGGTGGGCCAGACACGGGCTACAGGGGGCGGAATGGGGCAAGGGAAGCCTCCCTGCCAGGCACCACCATGCTGAGACCGAGTGGCCAGCTCACGCCAGCCTTGGACTTAGAAGAATGGAGGACAGCCAGCTGGTGGGGGAGTCAGGAGGAGGGGAGGCCAAGGTGGGAGGGGGTCCCTGCGCCCCTCCCCAGCTGCCTCGGAGACACAAGCCAGAGGCACAGGGACAGAGGACTTTGCCCAGTTAGAAACTGGTGGGCCAGAGCCGAAGCAGGCAGGACGGGGCCGCAGCAGCACACGATCTGACTCCACACTGCCCTCTGCAAATGCCGTCCACTGTgtctgtggctcagtggtgaaaaaatctgcctgccaatgcaggagacgcagggtcaatccctaggtcgggaagatcccctggagaagggaatggcaaccccttgtattcttgcctggagaatcccatggacagaagagcctggtgggctacagtccattgggtcgaaaagagtcacaCGTAACTGAGGGCACACGCCTGCACACACAAGTCTGTGGTGACCTCCAGGGGCTCAGCTGGCTGTCATGACACACCGGCCAGAGTCCATCTGGAGGAGAGGGGTGTCCTCTCCGGGTTCACGGGGTTAAAGGAGGAGTCACATCAGGGATGAGAGATGCCACCCAGATAGGCTGGGATTCCGTAACCAAGGACCAGCAAGGGAGTGAGACCAGTGCCAATCAACAGTGATGTCTGCAGGGATTCTGGAGGAGATGGGCCAGTACGCGTGCCACGTATTAGCCATGGGTGGTGTGGGTGGTGGGTTCACCCAGGTTTGGGAGTCAGGCCTGACTTGGACAAAAAactctctttcctcatctgtaaaagtggAGGCAAGACGACTTCCCTTGAAGGCGGTGATGAAGATTTGAAATGACATATTCGCTCAAACCACTGGGGGATGTGACCAACCTCCCTACCCTGATGCTGTAAAACAGCATCCCTTTCGTTGCGCTCACAGGGCCCAGACAGGGCTTCCCTCCTCTGCACCACCTGGGGGCTCAGCCGGGCAGTCTCAAGTGGATGAGTGACCCAAAGGGCTGCGGTCAAAATCCCCCAGAGAGTCACCCACTCACGAGTCTGATGCCTGCGCGGGGATGCCCCAAGGCTGGGCTCGGCCGGGCCGCCCATCATGGGCTGGTCCAGGGACCCACGTGGACCTGCGTCTCAGGGTGCCATGACTGGGGCTTCCAAGAGCATTTCCGAGGCTGAGGACGAGGCTGCATGGCCCTGGACTCACACAGTGTCACTTGACCTCAGGATCTATTCACTAAGGCAGCCCAGAGCCAAGGGGAGGGAATTCATCTACtccgactctttttttttttttttggtggtggtggtttttagtTTTACTCCCTTGAGCACAAAATCATTTTcacacattcttttcttttaatattcttttttaaaatactctctTCCATGATGATTCATCATCGGATACTGACTACAGTTCTCCGTCCTGTACAGGAGGACCTTGCTGTCTAGCCACTCTCTATTGGAGCGTCCATCTGCTGGCCCCAAGCCCCGCTCCGGCCGTCTCCCAAcaccctcccccttggcaaccgccAGCCTGTTCCCTGTGCGGCTGAGTCCGCTCCTGTTTCACAGACAGGTTCGCTTGTGCCGTATTTCAGCGTCCACATCTtctggtacttgtctttctctgtctgaccttcagtgtgatcatctctaggtccatccacgttgctgcaaatggcatgtcGTTCTTTTTTGTGGCCGAGTATATATACACCACgttttctgtatccattcctctgtcgatgggcgtttagttgtttccatgtctcagCTACTGTGAGTagggctgctatgaacactggcatgcaggtatctttttgaattaagagttttctctgcccatatgcccaggagtggcattgctgggtcacatgTAAGTCCGTCTCTTGATGGCGAGGTGACTGTAGGACCGCTCACAAGGACTAAGCAGTCGCTGAAGGCTAACACGCCTGACTACGCTGTTGAGACCCTCGTGAGGATTAAACCCACCGTCACAGGGTGGGAGGTCACACCAGCCCTGCCTGAGGACTGGACAGTTGGAACATGACTGCAGAGAGGTCAGTCCCTCCCCACACCCAAACCTGCAGGGCAGCCTGATGTCAGGAGTCACTCAGCCTCTACTGtcctgggtggcaaagagtcactCCATGTCTGGCCCCTGAAGTGACCGGATCCTTGCTCCCCAGCAAGCACAGGGacagtggagggtgggggtggctaAGACCGTCCCAACCTGACGGTCTGCCCGTTTACCATTCTCTGTGAGCCGTGTGATAAATGCTTGTTTAAAGCAGGGGCGAACTAGGTTTTTGCAAAGGCAGAGAGTAGAGGGTTTGCGGGCTAATGGGCCTCTGCAGCAGAGGCTACTCAGCTCCACAGACAACTGGGACCCGTGGTGCCCTGGTTTACGGCTCAAAGCACCGATGGACTCAGGCCCTTCTTGGACCCTTCACTCGTCTCAGGCTTGGCTCTGGGACACCTCGTGCACTGTTCCAGCAGGTGGCGCCCAGCCACCGCCCACATCACAGATGTCCTCCTGACgtgggggcgggggagcagggagagaggggTGCCTGCGAGGATGGCAACATGAGGGAGCCCCCGCTGGAcggccccccccacccctgccagggGCAGCCTGCAAAAAATCGCAGCACACGCCTGGGGTCTCCCCCTGCCCTGCCACTGAGCTGGCCCCGAGGACACAGCCTCATCTTCGTCCTTGTGGCTCTGGAACTGGCGGTGGTCAGGCTGCAGATATGGTGGCTTCCAGCCTGTCTACTGAATGAAACAACAGAACATAGCAGAGCATGTGGTCAGGAGAAGTGCAGTCTGTGAAGCTTCTGGAGTTGTTTAATCGTGTGCATGTACGGACTAGATCACGGTGTAGACAGACATCTATCTTACCGTGCGGCCTGTGGTAAGGAAACTGAGCCAGTGGGAGAGGCCGATCCATCAACCGATCTTTGAGCTTCTGAGGTGGAGAAAGGGTATGGTTGAGATTAGTCAGAACCACTAACTCCCACCAAGGCGGGGGCGGCCAGGGAAGGGATGGCACACAGTTGGAGGCAGTCTCCTGGAGGTGGGCACAGTGACTGGGGTTTTAAAGGGTGACTAGGAGCTCACTGGgtggaggagaggcagagggacaGAAAAAGCTAGTGCGAAGGGACAGGGACGGGAGCACTGGGGCCTCCTCACAGGGCTGAGGAGGGGGCCTGGGTAGGGCGTCTTCAAGGGACAGGGCTGGACCCAGATCTGGGGAAGAAAACCAGCACCCTCGGTTAGGGTACAAAGCAGGGATCAGCTGCAGAGGCCCAGCCACAGAGAAGATGCAGTTTAAGAATCCCTTCTTACAATACCCTTCTTCTCTCCCATCCTCTCCTGCGGCCCCCTGACCTGATCTGggccccttcctcccctctccatcaTGACGCGGTCAGACTCTCCTCACCAGCGGAGCGGCAGCTACAGGGATAGAACCACCACGCGTGTCCCCAAGCACCGTGCTCCACCCCTAGGACAGGGCGGGGCGAGGGCTGGTTGGGGTCAGGACGTGCACGCCTGGTGCTGGCAGGTAGGGGCTCCAGCCCTGGGGCGTCAGCCAAGGGGAGGTGAACACCCAACTGTCTTCTGTAAAGGATGCCCGAGGAACTAGCCTCTACTAGAGCAACCGATGGGAAAAACAACGACCAAGTCCAGGACCCCAGGCACTGGGGGTGCAACGAGCTTCTTCCACGTGTGGAGACAGATTCTCCATACCCGACAGAACTCAGGTAGGTGGAACTTGCCAATTACATCCAAGGAGCGTTAAGTTTCCCCTATCCTGACCTCGACCGGATTAAAATACTTAAACACGTCTACACCGACATCCTCTCTCCCAGGGCTCTGTGGATCCCTACATGGGATCTTGACATCTGCGGGTGGTGTCAACCAGTCCGTCCTGACTCCCTACATTTGGGGACCTTGGGTGGTGTCCCCAATCCGCTCCAGACTCGCCGGACGGCAGACACGCAGGGCCGGGGCCAACACCAGCAGCACCACGATTCAGGCGTCTTTACAGACCGCAGGACCATCACTGAGCCAAGCGCGCGCGCCTGCGTACTGCCCACAGCCTGGGGCACAGAGGCGCATGCGCAGAGGAGCTGCCTGGAGGCGGTGGGGACGCCGTTGGGCAGATCCTCTATCTGCGCCTGCGCAGGACGGGCCGAGGCGCCGACCGGGTACCTGGGGCGGTGTTGTCCGGGGGTACGTCACGGGCCGCGCGCCGGGCGCgtacgcacgcacgcacgcacttACGCTCGGAGGGCAAGCGCCGAGTTCCGGGCGCTCCGGGTCTACGCCGAAAAGGGGGAAGGGAGGCGCTGTCCGTTTCGGCGCGGGcggagggtgggtgggggggtgtgtgtgtgaggaaagTCCTACGGTGGCCGCAGAGGGACGGCGCTACGGCTCCCACGCTGGGCCAAACGCCGCCGGCCGCCGGGCGCGGGAGACCCTGTCCCTTCGGGGCGGCCCCGGGCCGGGACGCTTGAGGGTCCGGGCTGCGCCGTCGGCACCATGCGGCCGCCCTGCTCCTGGAGTCCCGAGGGACAGGGGGCCGCGCGGCTCGGGACGCCGGCGCGGAGAGGGCAGCCGGTGAGCAGGCGGGGGTgcccgggcggggcggggcggggcgggggcggctcCCAGGGGCGCCACGGGTTGGCCCTGCCTCTGGGGGTCGAGGGCCTAGCACTGAGcgggcgggggttgggggagcGCGTGGGTGTCGCCCCGGCCCCCCACCTGGAAGCCCGTGGCGCAGACCCTTTGCCCGCGGCGAGGTGGGCAACGGGAGGATGGCTAGCAGCCCACCCCTGGCTGCGACCCCGCAGGAGCACCAATGTCTAAGTGCCATCAGATGCTGTCAGACCTGGTTCTGGCCGCAGCCTGCGGGCAGGGCTGGGCCTATGAGCAGGGAAGGGTGGACGCGGCCGGCCTCCCCTTTCCTCTCGCTCTGGCCACAGCAGCACGTGGGCGGCCAGAGTGAGAGCTAGCAAGCACCAGCCCCTCTGCAGGCCCCCAGGCTGCACGCCACGTGACGGGAGGCCGATGCCCTAGGCAGCGCCTCTCCTGGGCCTGTCGTCAACTTTGCCGCTCCGATTTTACGCATCCTGTACTTCCAGTTCTGTTTTCCATCCACGACCCAGGCACAGCTATAAACGGCAGTTGCTAGGCAAAGCCAGAGGGCCACTTGGTATTTTCTCCTCTCCGGTGGTCCAGTCCCATGACCTGCGATGACACCACTGGGCAGCCCTGGgctcccatctcctcctctgccaggCATGGGCAGCCTTTGCCCAGTAATGCTTGCTTCCTTCAGCACCCCTGGAAGCCCAGTGCTGCTGGCATCCCCATGGTGCAGAGCAGGAATAGTCTCTCAGAGGGTGAGGTGACCTGCCTAAGGTTACCCTCCTGGTGAAGGACAGCACCGGGGTTCAGGCGCCGTCGGGGGAGCCCAGAACCCTGCGCCAGCTGCCTGATCCCCAGCACTTGGCCTGTCAAGTTGCTAAAGAGAGTGACCCAGTCAGCTCAGTGGgcactctctccctcttcctgtcCTGTGCTGGTTGCCACCCAGGGGCTTATTCTCCCTGGATAAAGCAGCCACAGAAGTGAAGGCAGCCTTGGGCATCCCAGTTAAAAGCCGGGCTGAGTCCACTGCAGGGGACTCTCCAAGCCTCTGGGGAGGGGGAGATTAGCCGGGGTTTCTCTTGGCCCTTTCTGTCCTTTTAGCATTGACtgcactggggggtggggggtggggggtctgcGCCCTCTGTCCTGACCCTTCTTCCTGGTGTCACTGATGGAATTTTGCTTCCCACGTGATTGTGGGTCCCTTCGGAGTGTCCTCAGCCTTTTGAAAACGATAACTCAGTGGCTCTCCAGTCTCCGTCTCCTGGCAGCCCTAGGCTGGTGGTGTCCTGGCTGACCCGGCTCCCCTTCGTGTCCCTCTCCCTGCAGGCCCCAGCCTCCCCCGGTGCTCAGCCTCGGCCGCCCAGGCCCAGGCTCCCACGACGCCTATGCTGACCGCCGCCGGGACTCTGCCACCGCCGCGAGCtagcgccgccgccgcccggacCCGATGCCGGTCATGCCCATCCCCCGGCGGGTGCGCTCCTTCCACGGCCCGCACACCACCTGCTTGCACGCCGCCTGCGGCCCGGCCCGCGCCTCCCGCCCGGCCCGCACCAAGTACAACAACTTCGACGTGTACGTCCGGGCGCGCTGGCTCTACGGCTTCATCCGCTTCCTGCTGTACTTCAGCTGCAGCCTCTTCACGGCCGCGCTGTGGGGCGCGCTGGCCGCCCTCTTCTGCCTGCAGTATCTGGGCGTCCGTGTCCTGCTGCGCTTCCAGCTCAAGCTGtcggcgctgctgctgctgctgggccgCCGGCGCGTGGACTTCCGCCTCCTCAACGAGCTGCTGGTCTACGGTATCCATGTGACCATGCTGCTGGTCGGGGGCCTGGGCTGGTGCTTCATGGTCTTCGTGGACATGTGAGGGTGCTGCGGGCTCCTCTGGGGGCGGCTGATGGCGACCTGGCTGTAGCTGCGCCTGCAAGGGGTGCTCTTCTTGCCGGGATCGGTCAGGGCCCCTTCTGCCCCATCCCAGAGGAGCTACCTCCGGACTGGAAAGAGCGGAGACTTTTCTGTGAAGGGGACGCTGGCGCCCTCGCTCCTGCTGGTCTTTGCTTCAGCCCTTCTCT encodes:
- the TMEM250 gene encoding transmembrane protein 250, whose protein sequence is MPVMPIPRRVRSFHGPHTTCLHAACGPARASRPARTKYNNFDVYVRARWLYGFIRFLLYFSCSLFTAALWGALAALFCLQYLGVRVLLRFQLKLSALLLLLGRRRVDFRLLNELLVYGIHVTMLLVGGLGWCFMVFVDM